In Desulfobacteraceae bacterium, the sequence TGAGTCTGCCGAGTGTCTTCGAACAGGGGCTGGGCGCCCGCAAGGCCACCTACCGGCCTTACGCCCAGGCGGTTCCGGGGGCTTATGCGATCACCAAAAAGGACCGATCCCCCTGCACCAACGGTTGCCCCAACCATGTCAACGCCCATGCCTACGTGTCCCTGGTGGCCCAGCAGAAATACCCCGAGGCGCTGGCGGTCATTCAGCGCACCCTACCGCTGCCGGGAGTGATCGGCCGGGTCTGTCCGCACCCCTGCGAAGACGCCTGCCGGCGCCAGGAGGTCGATGCGCCGATCTCCATCTGCACCCTCAAGCGCTTCGTGGCCGATCAGGTGGATGTGGAGGAATCCCCGCTGCCGGAGATCACCCCGCGCAAGGAGAAGGTCGCCATCATCGGCGCCGGTCCGGCGGGTTTGACGGCCGCCCATTTTCTGGCCCTGGACGGTTTTCAGGTCACGATTTTCGAGGCCCTGCCGGTGGGCGGCGGGATGCTGCGGGTGGGGATCCCCGATTACCGGCTGCCGCCTACGGTGCTTGAAAAGGAAATCGCTGCGATCACCCGCCTGGGGGTCGAGATACGTTACAACACCGCCCTGGGGCGCGATATCACCCTCGACAGCCTCACCGCCGATGGCTTCCAGGCGGTTTATATCGCCGTGGGGGCCCACGCCAGCATGAAGCTCAACATCCCCGATGAAGACGCCGAGGGGGTGGTCACCGGCGTGCGCTTCCTGCGGGAGGCGGCGCTCTACGAGCGCAAGACGGTCGCGGGGCACGTGGTGATCGTGGGCGGCGGCGATGTGGCGATCGATGCGGCCCGTTCGGCACTGCGGATGGGGGCCGAGAAGGTCAGCATCCTCTATCGCCGGACGCGGACGGAGATGCCCGCGCGCAACGAGGAGGTCGAAGACGCCCTGGAGGAGGGCGTGGCGATCGATTTTCTGCTGGCCCCGGTCAAGGTGGTGGTGGAAAACGGGAAGGTCGCCGGGCTGGAGTGCGTGCGCATGGAGCTTGGCGAGCCGGACAAAAGCGGCCGGCGCCGGCCGGTGCCGGTTGCGGGCAGCGAGTTCGTGGTGGCTTGCGATACGATCATCCCGGCCATCGGGCAGCGGGTCAATCCCGGTTTTCTGGAAGGCTCAAGCGGCGTCGAGCTGACCTCGTGGGGGACCATTGTGGCCGATCCGATCACCTGCGAAACCACCCGCAAGGGGGTTTTCGCCGGCGGCGACGCCCAGTCGGGGCCCTGGATCGCCATCGGCGCGGTGGCCGCCGGGCGCGAGGCGGCGGTTTCCATCGCCCGTTATATCGATGGTGCGGACCTCGCTGCCGGCCGCGAGCCGTTGGAGGCGCCCCAGCGGGACTTCAACCCGATACCCGAGAGCATTGCGCGGCAGCCCCGGGCGCACATGGAGCGCATCCCGATGGCGGCCCGATTGGCCGGCTTCGAAGAGGTGGAAAAAGGCTTCACCGAAGAGCAGGCCGTGACCGAGGCCGCCAAGTGCCTCAACTGCATGGTCTGCTGCGAGTGTTTCGAGTGCGTCAAGGTCTGCGGTGCGGGCGCCCTGACACTGGACACCCACGCCCAGCAGCGGCGAAGCGAAAGTCTGGACGTGGGGGCGATCGTGCTGGCGCCCGGTTTCAAACCCTACGATCCGTCGCGGCTGGACTTTTACGGCTACGACAGCCTGCCCAACGTCGTCACCGCGATGCAGTACGAGCGCATCCTGTCGGCCTCCGGGCCTTTCGGCGGGCATCTGGTGCGGCCCTCGGACCACAAGGAGCCCAAAAAGATCGCCTGGTTCCAGTGTGTCGGCTCCCGTGACCAGAACCGCTGCAACAACAGCTACTGCTCCTCGGTGTGCTGCATGTACGCCATCAAGGAGGCGGTGATTTCCAAGGAGCACGCCGGCGACGATCTGGAATGCAGCATTTTCTTCATGGACATGCGAACCTTCGGCAAGGACTTCGAGCGCTACTACGAGGGGGCCAAAAAGGACCACGGCATCCGCTTCGTGCGCTCCCGGGTGCACACCATCCGGCCCCTGCCCGGCAGCGACGACCTGGAAATCCGCTACGTGACCGAAAGCGGCGAAATGGTCGAAGAGGTCTTCGACATGATCGTCCTCTCCGTCGGGCTGGAAACCCCGCCGGAGCTGGTCGAACTGGCCCGATCGCTGGACGTTGAGCTGACCCCGGGAAATTTCTGCCAGACCAGCAGCTTCGCGCCGGTGGCCACCTCGCGGCCGGGGGTCTTCGTTTGCGGCGCCTTCCAGGGCCCCAAGGACATCCCCCAGTCGGTGGTGGACGCCAGCGCCGCGGCCACCGCCGCAGGCGAGATGCTCAGTCCGGCGCGCAATACCCTGACCCGGGTGCCGGAGATCGTGCCGGAAACCAATGTGGTCGGCGAGCGCCCCCGGATCGGCGTTTTCGTCTGCAACTGTGGCATCAACATTTCCGGGGTGGTGGACGTACCTGCGGTGCGGGATTATGCCGCCGCCCTGCCCTATGTCGAGTTCGTGACCGACAATCTCTACTCCTGCTCCCAGGACACCCAGGACAAAATGACCGAGACCATCCGGGAGCACGACCTGAACCGCATCGTCGTGGCGGCCTGCACCCCCAAGACCCATGAGCCGCTCTTTCAGGAAACCTTGATCAATGCGGGCCTGAACCGCTACCTTTTCGAGATGGTCAACATCCGCAACCAGGATTCGTGGGTCCACAAGAACAACCCCGAAATCGCCACCGAGAAGGCCAAGGACCTGGTGCGCATGGCGGTGGCCAAGGTGGCCCTGAAAGAGCCGCTGCAGGAAACGGAGCTCAACATCAACCAGGCGGCGATGGTGGTCGGCGGCGGCATCGCCGGCATGACCGCCGCCCTGAGTCTGGCCCGCCAGGGGTACGAAACCCATCTGGTGGAAAAATCGGACCGGCTCGGCGGACAGGCCCTGAGCCTCTACCGAACCTGGAAGGGGGAGGACATCCAGGGGCGGGTGGCCGAATTGATCCAGGCGGTGGAGGCCCAAGAGAACATCCGGCTGCACCTGAAGTCGCACCTGGCGGGCCTTGAAGGGTTTGTGGGGAACTTCAAATCCACCCTCGCCGCGGGCGATGATCAGCAGGTGGTCGAACACGGCGTTGCGGTGGTCGCCACCGGCGGGGCCGAACACAAGCCGGCGGAGTATCTCTACGGCCAGGACCCACGGGTCAAGACCAGCCTGGAGGTCGACCGCATGTTGATCGCCGACGACCCGGCCCTGAAAGCGGTGGGGTCGGCGGTCTTCATCCAGTGCGTGGGCTCGCGCGAACCCGAGCGGCCCTACTGCTCCCGGGTGTGCTGCACGCACGCGCTTGAATCCGCCCTGGAACTCAAGCGCCGCAGCCCCGAGGCCGGCATCTACATTCTCTACCGCGATATCCGGACCTACGGCGAGCGGGAGGCGATTTACAAGAAGGCCCGCGAGGCCGGCGTTGTCTTCATTCGCTACAGCCTGGACCGCAAGCCCGAGGTGACGGTGGCAGACGGGCAGCTCATCGTGCGGGTGACCGACCATGTGCTGGGGCTGCCGCTGGCGATCGATGCCGACCTGGTCCATCTGGCGACGGCCATCTTGCCCTCCCGCGACGAGCAACTGGCCCAGTTCTTCAAGGTGCCGCTGAACGCCGACGGGTTTTTCGTGGAGCGCCACGCCAAGCTGGGGCCCTCGGAGTTCGCCACCGACGGCGTTTTCCTCTGCGGCCTGGCGCACTACCCCAAGTCGATCGACGAATCGGTGGTTCAGGGGCAGGCTGCGGCATCACGGGCGGTGACCCTCCTGGCGCGCGAAAAGATCCACACCAGCGGCGAGGTCGCCTCGGTGCAGCAGGCCATCTGCAGCAGCTGCGGGGTCTGCGTGTCCATCTGCCCTTACTCGGCGCCGTCTTTTACCGAGAAGGGGATGTTCGCCGGCAAGGCCCAGATCAACCCGGCGCTTTGCAAGGGCTGCGGCCTGTGCGTGGCCTCCTGCCGGTCGGGCGCCATCCGCCTGCGGGGCTTTGACAACGACCAGATCTTTGCCATGATCGAGGCCATCTAACCAACGGTGCCGGCCGTCGTGGCGGCCGGCACCGTTCGCACTTAAATAAAGGAGCGTGTCCAATGTCGGAGTGGGAACCCAAAATCGTTGCTTTTCTCTGCAACTGGTGCAGCTACGGCGCTGCCGACCTGGCCGGCGTCAGCCGGATGCAGTATCCCCCCAACATCCGGGTGATCCGGATTCCCTGTACGGGTCGCATGAGTCCCAAGTTCGCCCTGGCGGCGCTGCGCCAGGGGGCTGACGGCGTCTGGGTTTCGGGGTGACATCCCGGCGACTGCCATTACCTGGAAGGTAATTACTACGCCCGTCGGAAATACGAGTTGTTTCGAAATCTCATGGCCCACATGGGGGTTGAGCCGGACCGGATTCAGCTCTCGTGGGTATCCTCGGCCGAGTCCAACAAGTTTGTCGAGGTGGTCAAGGACGTGACCGCCAGCATCAAAGCGCTGGGCCCCAACCGGAACTTTGTCAAAACCGTGGCCAAGGTGGCTTAACATGACAGGATATACCGAAAAGATTAGAGAAATCGCCGCAAGGCTCCTGACCGAAAAGACGGTCGAGATGGTCATCGGTTTCCGCAAGGGAACCGTTCCCATGATGAATGAACCGTACTTCGTCAAAAACCCCATGGAAGCCGCCAACCTGGTGTGGGACAGCAACTGCGGCATCAACCTGACCAACTATCTCACCGACCGCAAGGAGAAGATCGCGGTGCTGGCCAAGGGCTGTGATTCGCGCAATATCGTCACCCACATCATCGAAAACAAGGTCAAACGCGAACAGCTCCACATCATCGGGGTGCCCTGCCAGGGGATGATCGATCGGCACGGGATCAGCGACCGGGTCGACGGGGAGATCCTCAAGGTGGTCGAATCCGGTGAGCGGGTGGTGGTCTCCGGCCGGGGCTTCGAACAAACCTTCGACAAGGCGGATGTGCTGCAGGCCAACTGCCGCCTCTGCATTCACCGCAACCCCGTGATTTACGACGAACTGGTCGCCGAACCGGTGCCGGAACAGCAGGATGTCGACCGCTACGTGGAGGAGCGCCGCATCGAGGCCATGGATGTCCAAGAGCGCTGGGCGTATTTCGATGAAATTTTGGCCACCTGCATCCGCTGTTACGCCTGC encodes:
- a CDS encoding hydrogenase iron-sulfur subunit, which gives rise to MSEWEPKIVAFLCNWCSYGAADLAGVSRMQYPPNIRVIRIPCTGRMSPKFALAALRQGADGVWVSGUHPGDCHYLEGNYYARRKYELFRNLMAHMGVEPDRIQLSWVSSAESNKFVEVVKDVTASIKALGPNRNFVKTVAKVA
- a CDS encoding 4Fe-4S dicluster domain-containing protein encodes the protein MTGYTEKIREIAARLLTEKTVEMVIGFRKGTVPMMNEPYFVKNPMEAANLVWDSNCGINLTNYLTDRKEKIAVLAKGCDSRNIVTHIIENKVKREQLHIIGVPCQGMIDRHGISDRVDGEILKVVESGERVVVSGRGFEQTFDKADVLQANCRLCIHRNPVIYDELVAEPVPEQQDVDRYVEERRIEAMDVQERWAYFDEILATCIRCYACRNACPLCYCPTCFVDESRPQWVGKSIDPIDTRTFHFLRAYHCAGRCTDCGACERACPMGINMRVFTKKLEKDCFELYGWEAGMSLDQRPPLDTYKLDDPEIFIK
- a CDS encoding FAD-dependent oxidoreductase; amino-acid sequence: MSKDVVGSVMVVGGGIAGMQSALDLADSGYYVHLVEKSPSIGGAMAQLDKTFPTNDCAMUIISPKLVEVGRHLNIELHTLSEIAEVTGTAGNFNITLNTGARYIDLKKCTGCGDCAEVCPVSLPSVFEQGLGARKATYRPYAQAVPGAYAITKKDRSPCTNGCPNHVNAHAYVSLVAQQKYPEALAVIQRTLPLPGVIGRVCPHPCEDACRRQEVDAPISICTLKRFVADQVDVEESPLPEITPRKEKVAIIGAGPAGLTAAHFLALDGFQVTIFEALPVGGGMLRVGIPDYRLPPTVLEKEIAAITRLGVEIRYNTALGRDITLDSLTADGFQAVYIAVGAHASMKLNIPDEDAEGVVTGVRFLREAALYERKTVAGHVVIVGGGDVAIDAARSALRMGAEKVSILYRRTRTEMPARNEEVEDALEEGVAIDFLLAPVKVVVENGKVAGLECVRMELGEPDKSGRRRPVPVAGSEFVVACDTIIPAIGQRVNPGFLEGSSGVELTSWGTIVADPITCETTRKGVFAGGDAQSGPWIAIGAVAAGREAAVSIARYIDGADLAAGREPLEAPQRDFNPIPESIARQPRAHMERIPMAARLAGFEEVEKGFTEEQAVTEAAKCLNCMVCCECFECVKVCGAGALTLDTHAQQRRSESLDVGAIVLAPGFKPYDPSRLDFYGYDSLPNVVTAMQYERILSASGPFGGHLVRPSDHKEPKKIAWFQCVGSRDQNRCNNSYCSSVCCMYAIKEAVISKEHAGDDLECSIFFMDMRTFGKDFERYYEGAKKDHGIRFVRSRVHTIRPLPGSDDLEIRYVTESGEMVEEVFDMIVLSVGLETPPELVELARSLDVELTPGNFCQTSSFAPVATSRPGVFVCGAFQGPKDIPQSVVDASAAATAAGEMLSPARNTLTRVPEIVPETNVVGERPRIGVFVCNCGINISGVVDVPAVRDYAAALPYVEFVTDNLYSCSQDTQDKMTETIREHDLNRIVVAACTPKTHEPLFQETLINAGLNRYLFEMVNIRNQDSWVHKNNPEIATEKAKDLVRMAVAKVALKEPLQETELNINQAAMVVGGGIAGMTAALSLARQGYETHLVEKSDRLGGQALSLYRTWKGEDIQGRVAELIQAVEAQENIRLHLKSHLAGLEGFVGNFKSTLAAGDDQQVVEHGVAVVATGGAEHKPAEYLYGQDPRVKTSLEVDRMLIADDPALKAVGSAVFIQCVGSREPERPYCSRVCCTHALESALELKRRSPEAGIYILYRDIRTYGEREAIYKKAREAGVVFIRYSLDRKPEVTVADGQLIVRVTDHVLGLPLAIDADLVHLATAILPSRDEQLAQFFKVPLNADGFFVERHAKLGPSEFATDGVFLCGLAHYPKSIDESVVQGQAAASRAVTLLAREKIHTSGEVASVQQAICSSCGVCVSICPYSAPSFTEKGMFAGKAQINPALCKGCGLCVASCRSGAIRLRGFDNDQIFAMIEAI